A stretch of Imperialibacter roseus DNA encodes these proteins:
- a CDS encoding metallophosphoesterase yields the protein MKTLFTLIFIIAALPLFAQDTEIIGVVFHDVNGNGRKDAKEAGLPNVTVSDQAITTVTDEKGEFTLTSTTDFPYVFITQPTGYTGKYYYPKAATVTFALAKSKDQKEFTFIHASDTHVDSLNLLRIARLRQMVDSIGPAFVIVSGDLIRDALRVNEATASNYYKMYLAEISKFSMPVYSGVGNHELFGIERDKSLVSSEHPLYGKKMFRHFLGPDYYSFNYGGIHFISIDGVDYQNLYYFGGVDSLQLAWLENDLKYVAPNMPIVTFNHIPFVSPGFSFQDYDNDVFYGPSLLMQNGKLEHRHIVYNYNEVRKRIGKRPYPLALSGHYHAAMEGAMIGDQTRFVQTSAITRPGEFEHEAGFTVRSGFTVYKVKDGEIVSSEFVPLNLP from the coding sequence ATGAAAACCTTATTTACGTTAATTTTCATAATTGCCGCCTTGCCTCTCTTTGCACAGGACACTGAAATAATTGGAGTTGTGTTTCACGATGTCAACGGCAATGGCAGAAAAGATGCCAAAGAAGCCGGGCTCCCCAACGTTACCGTGTCCGACCAGGCGATTACCACCGTTACTGACGAAAAAGGCGAATTCACACTGACGTCTACCACCGATTTTCCTTATGTTTTCATCACACAACCCACAGGCTATACCGGCAAGTACTACTACCCAAAGGCTGCCACTGTCACGTTTGCATTGGCAAAAAGCAAAGACCAGAAGGAATTCACCTTTATCCATGCCTCCGATACGCACGTGGACTCACTGAACCTGCTCAGGATAGCCAGACTCCGGCAAATGGTGGATTCCATTGGGCCAGCTTTTGTCATCGTCTCTGGCGACCTCATCAGGGATGCCCTCCGGGTGAACGAAGCTACCGCCAGCAACTACTACAAAATGTACTTGGCGGAAATAAGTAAATTCAGCATGCCGGTATATAGCGGCGTGGGTAATCACGAGCTTTTTGGCATCGAAAGAGACAAATCTCTGGTGAGCAGCGAACACCCGTTGTACGGCAAAAAGATGTTCCGACACTTCCTTGGGCCTGACTATTATTCTTTCAATTATGGGGGTATACACTTTATTTCCATCGATGGGGTGGACTATCAAAACCTGTACTACTTCGGAGGAGTTGACTCACTTCAATTAGCCTGGCTGGAAAATGACCTGAAATATGTGGCTCCGAATATGCCCATCGTTACGTTCAACCACATTCCCTTTGTCTCACCAGGCTTTTCTTTCCAGGACTATGACAATGACGTCTTCTATGGGCCTAGTTTGTTGATGCAAAATGGAAAGCTTGAGCATCGGCATATCGTTTATAACTATAATGAGGTAAGAAAAAGAATTGGAAAGAGGCCGTACCCATTGGCTCTGTCCGGGCATTACCATGCCGCCATGGAGGGGGCAATGATTGGTGATCAAACCAGATTTGTGCAAACTTCAGCCATTACCCGACCAGGTGAGTTTGAGCATGAAGCCGGTTTTACTGTGCGTTCAGGGTTTACGGTTTATAAGGTGAAGGACGGGGAAATTGTGTCGAGTGAGTTTGTGCCTCTCAACCTGCCTTAG
- a CDS encoding helix-turn-helix transcriptional regulator: MDLSQFVKEKRKSLGLTQEELSVKAGVGLRFVREMEQGKQTLQMSKVNQVLKLFGYELGPKAINRSALLDEKS; encoded by the coding sequence ATGGACTTAAGCCAGTTCGTTAAAGAGAAAAGAAAGTCGCTGGGACTGACCCAGGAGGAGTTGTCAGTAAAGGCTGGCGTGGGGCTGAGGTTTGTGCGTGAGATGGAGCAAGGAAAACAAACTTTACAAATGAGCAAAGTCAATCAGGTGTTGAAACTCTTCGGGTATGAACTCGGGCCAAAGGCAATCAACAGAAGTGCGCTACTCGATGAAAAAAGCTAA
- a CDS encoding HipA N-terminal domain-containing protein, which translates to MKKAKIYMHGELAGFLAEDDEGYHFAYQKKYVTEGGEPISLTMPLTDKVYHSAMLFPFFDGLIPEGWLLEIAEKSWKINVRDRMSLLLATCRDCIGAVSVEPVDAEENE; encoded by the coding sequence ATGAAAAAAGCTAAAATATACATGCATGGTGAGTTGGCCGGATTCCTTGCTGAGGACGATGAAGGCTATCATTTTGCGTATCAAAAGAAGTATGTCACCGAAGGAGGAGAGCCCATTAGCCTGACCATGCCACTTACAGACAAGGTTTATCACAGTGCCATGCTGTTCCCCTTTTTTGATGGCTTGATCCCTGAAGGTTGGCTGCTGGAAATAGCCGAGAAGAGCTGGAAGATCAATGTCCGAGACAGAATGAGCTTGCTATTGGCCACCTGCAGAGACTGTATCGGGGCTGTTTCTGTTGAACCAGTAGACGCTGAAGAGAATGAATAG
- a CDS encoding HipA domain-containing protein, producing the protein MNRKSCLYCYQPLIGEDLATQAGDAGFHPSCSKKFFGTAAPPELPFTENDMLQLAEQIIKSHKAVTGVQPKLSLRIENVKNSQVPERFTIVGIWGEYILKPQTEAFKHLPENEDLTMHLATLCGINTVEHSLISLKSGQLAYITKRIDRKKVSGKSVAARKLHMEDMCQLTERLTEHKYKGSYEQIAKTLLRYSANPGLDVINFYEQVIFCFLTGNNDMHLKNFSLLKADRVNYNLCPAYDLVASALVLPEDDEELALTLNGKKKKLKKADFDTAMLSAGIEQKAMDNIYRRFSNSLARWEDFIDISFLPEDMKVNFQELINSRFDTLGL; encoded by the coding sequence ATGAATAGAAAATCATGCCTCTATTGCTATCAACCTCTCATTGGAGAAGACCTGGCGACTCAAGCGGGGGATGCTGGCTTCCATCCATCGTGTAGTAAGAAGTTTTTTGGGACGGCTGCCCCTCCAGAACTACCCTTCACAGAGAACGATATGTTACAACTTGCTGAGCAGATTATCAAAAGCCACAAAGCAGTCACTGGCGTCCAGCCGAAGCTATCTCTCAGAATTGAAAACGTAAAAAACAGTCAGGTTCCTGAAAGGTTTACCATAGTCGGTATATGGGGTGAGTACATTTTGAAGCCACAGACAGAAGCATTTAAACACCTGCCGGAGAACGAAGACCTAACGATGCATTTGGCAACCCTATGTGGAATAAACACCGTGGAGCACTCGCTAATAAGTCTCAAATCAGGGCAGTTAGCCTACATCACCAAACGAATAGATCGAAAAAAGGTATCAGGAAAAAGTGTCGCTGCCAGGAAACTGCATATGGAAGACATGTGTCAACTGACCGAAAGGCTAACCGAGCACAAATACAAGGGGTCTTATGAACAGATAGCAAAAACCCTCCTCAGATACTCGGCAAATCCCGGCCTTGACGTCATCAATTTTTACGAGCAGGTTATCTTCTGCTTTCTGACAGGCAATAATGATATGCATCTCAAGAATTTTTCATTGTTAAAAGCCGACAGAGTGAATTATAATCTTTGCCCCGCCTATGATCTGGTAGCATCGGCCCTGGTATTGCCAGAAGATGATGAAGAGCTTGCGCTGACTTTAAACGGAAAAAAGAAAAAACTGAAAAAAGCTGATTTCGACACTGCCATGTTATCTGCGGGAATCGAACAAAAAGCCATGGACAATATTTACAGGAGATTTTCCAACTCGCTAGCCAGATGGGAGGATTTCATTGACATCAGTTTTTTGCCTGAAGACATGAAGGTGAATTTTCAAGAGTTGATCAACTCGAGATTTGATACGCTCGGACTGTGA
- a CDS encoding YfiT family bacillithiol transferase translates to MENLEALKYPIGDFIPPKDTSLAMRSHWIEDIAHLPSQLRTAVVGLSEEQLETPYRPGGWTIRQVVHHIPDSHMNSYMRFRLALTEDNPTIRPYEEQLWAELPDAAHGEIDLSLDLLEMLHKRWVVLLKAMSEQDYQRAFVHPASGKTSRLATVLAMYSWHGRHHLAHITELKKRMGW, encoded by the coding sequence ATGGAAAACCTCGAAGCGCTCAAATACCCAATAGGTGATTTTATCCCACCAAAAGATACATCGCTGGCGATGCGTAGCCATTGGATAGAAGACATTGCCCATTTGCCCTCGCAATTGAGGACGGCAGTCGTGGGCCTTTCTGAGGAACAGTTGGAAACTCCCTACCGCCCCGGCGGTTGGACGATACGGCAGGTAGTGCACCACATCCCTGATAGCCATATGAATTCGTATATGCGCTTCAGATTGGCGCTCACAGAGGACAATCCGACCATCAGACCCTACGAAGAACAGCTATGGGCTGAGCTACCCGATGCAGCGCATGGAGAAATAGATCTTTCTCTCGATTTGCTTGAAATGCTCCACAAGCGATGGGTGGTGCTATTAAAGGCGATGTCTGAACAAGACTACCAACGAGCTTTTGTTCATCCAGCCTCAGGAAAGACATCCAGGCTGGCCACTGTGTTAGCTATGTATTCCTGGCATGGCAGGCACCACCTGGCGCACATTACGGAGCTAAAGAAAAGGATGGGGTGGTAG
- a CDS encoding YpdA family putative bacillithiol disulfide reductase: MLDVFVIGAGPIGLACGIEAQKRGLSYVIVDKGCLVNSIYNYPANMTFFSTSDKLEIGEVPFISHNPKPTRPEALEYYRRVTSSWKLNVRLYEPVNSVEKKGDFFVITTSKATFEARNVILATGFYDLPYLLNVPGEDLPKVRHYYKEAHPYFGMKVLVIGAANSGVDVALETYRKGAKEVTMVIRDDVIGERVKYWVKPDIENRIKEGSIKAYFKSQVTAIRETEVDIVTPEGMKTLENDFVLAMTGYQPSFSFLKSMNIEIGTDDFLTPVHNPETMETNVPGIYLAGVICGGLKTNKWFIENSRVHAEVIMEGIAKKEAV, from the coding sequence ATGTTAGACGTATTTGTGATAGGTGCGGGCCCCATTGGGCTGGCTTGCGGAATAGAGGCTCAGAAAAGAGGCTTGAGTTATGTGATTGTGGATAAGGGCTGCCTGGTCAACTCTATTTATAACTACCCGGCCAATATGACCTTTTTTTCTACTTCGGATAAATTGGAAATAGGGGAGGTGCCGTTCATTTCTCACAATCCCAAACCTACCCGACCGGAGGCCCTGGAATATTACCGCCGGGTGACCAGCTCCTGGAAATTGAATGTGCGACTGTATGAGCCTGTCAATAGTGTGGAGAAGAAGGGTGATTTTTTTGTTATCACCACCTCCAAAGCCACCTTTGAAGCCCGCAATGTGATCCTGGCTACCGGCTTTTACGACTTGCCCTATTTGCTGAATGTGCCCGGCGAAGACTTGCCCAAAGTAAGGCATTATTACAAAGAAGCGCATCCCTATTTTGGGATGAAGGTGCTGGTGATTGGGGCGGCCAACTCAGGGGTTGATGTGGCACTGGAAACCTACCGAAAAGGAGCGAAGGAAGTGACGATGGTAATCCGGGATGATGTGATCGGCGAAAGGGTAAAATACTGGGTGAAGCCGGACATTGAAAACCGGATCAAAGAAGGGTCGATTAAGGCCTATTTTAAATCACAAGTGACTGCCATTAGAGAAACGGAAGTAGACATCGTGACGCCGGAGGGCATGAAGACCCTCGAAAACGACTTTGTGCTGGCCATGACGGGCTACCAGCCTAGTTTCAGCTTTCTGAAAAGTATGAACATCGAAATTGGCACCGATGATTTTCTGACACCTGTTCACAATCCCGAGACCATGGAAACCAACGTACCAGGCATTTATCTGGCAGGCGTCATCTGTGGAGGCCTGAAAACCAACAAATGGTTTATTGAAAACTCCAGGGTACATGCGGAGGTGATTATGGAGGGAATTGCGAAGAAGGAGGCGGTTTGA
- a CDS encoding SDR family NAD(P)-dependent oxidoreductase, with translation MQKIVLITGAGGNLGEAVVNEFSSLGYKVIGTAVPGHLPKGPTKAEFVEADLTNEKAASATIDKVVAKHGRLDAVIMLVGGFAMGNIENTDGTDLDKMLHLNFYTAYFTARPAFQTMAKTGGGRLVFAGARPAIQAAAGKDTLPYALSKSLLFNLSDILNESGKGKHITSSVVVPSIIDTPPNRKNMPDADFNKWVKPEKIAKTIGFICSEEGDALRQGVYKIYGDS, from the coding sequence ATGCAGAAAATTGTGCTGATTACAGGAGCCGGGGGAAATCTTGGCGAGGCAGTTGTGAACGAGTTTTCAAGCTTGGGCTACAAGGTGATAGGCACGGCGGTGCCCGGTCACTTACCAAAAGGACCGACTAAAGCTGAGTTTGTCGAGGCTGATTTGACCAACGAGAAAGCGGCTTCAGCCACCATAGACAAGGTAGTTGCCAAACATGGACGCCTCGATGCGGTGATTATGTTGGTCGGTGGCTTTGCCATGGGAAATATTGAAAATACTGATGGTACTGATCTCGACAAAATGCTCCACCTGAACTTTTATACAGCCTATTTCACAGCCAGGCCAGCGTTTCAAACAATGGCAAAAACAGGCGGAGGTAGATTGGTGTTTGCAGGTGCCCGGCCGGCCATTCAAGCTGCGGCTGGAAAAGACACGCTGCCCTATGCACTTTCGAAGTCCTTGTTGTTTAACCTGTCCGACATCCTCAACGAATCAGGCAAGGGTAAACACATCACTTCAAGCGTCGTGGTGCCCAGCATCATCGACACGCCTCCCAACAGAAAGAACATGCCCGATGCCGACTTCAACAAGTGGGTGAAACCAGAAAAAATTGCCAAGACCATTGGCTTCATTTGCTCTGAGGAAGGCGACGCCTTGCGGCAGGGTGTTTATAAAATTTATGGCGATAGCTAA
- a CDS encoding MGMT family protein, with product MPADKTSFFQDVYEVARLIPKGRVTSYGAIANYLGTKGSSRMVGWAVNSAGMPDDVPAHRVVNRVGVLSGKHHFGGSRMEDLLKTEGIEVNNDKIVAFDKLFWDPMKELE from the coding sequence ATGCCAGCAGACAAGACGTCGTTTTTCCAGGATGTGTACGAAGTGGCTCGACTGATCCCCAAAGGTCGGGTAACAAGCTACGGTGCTATTGCTAACTATCTTGGCACCAAGGGCAGTTCCCGCATGGTTGGCTGGGCGGTGAACAGCGCTGGCATGCCCGACGACGTGCCGGCACATCGGGTGGTAAACAGGGTGGGAGTGCTTTCCGGCAAACACCACTTTGGAGGCTCCAGAATGGAAGATCTATTGAAGACAGAAGGCATTGAGGTGAACAATGACAAGATCGTGGCGTTTGACAAGTTATTCTGGGATCCGATGAAAGAACTAGAGTAA
- a CDS encoding 2'-5' RNA ligase family protein — protein sequence MKMFYKVQLPASQPVASYVHQCKLYIQQRAGKFKFMTSEAFISLFSFEAEVADEQQLIKALRKAAAYLDTFDVSLNGFSHFPQSRTLFIKVENARTLKERNRLFHDAFLSITKDMGIDISNMTFTDHPHLTIGADFDSKIYGSLYNAFVQHRYHQGFRAESALLVKYIGRGKNKVLSKAPFQKVSRHRPPFIEAPTASKEKGQMTLEFN from the coding sequence ATGAAAATGTTCTACAAAGTTCAGCTTCCTGCGTCACAGCCAGTGGCTTCTTATGTACACCAGTGCAAGCTGTATATACAGCAGAGAGCCGGGAAGTTCAAGTTCATGACCTCAGAGGCGTTCATTTCACTTTTTTCCTTTGAGGCTGAAGTGGCCGACGAGCAGCAATTGATCAAGGCACTGAGAAAGGCGGCAGCTTATCTCGATACTTTCGATGTGTCGCTTAATGGCTTTTCTCACTTTCCACAAAGCCGCACTCTCTTCATAAAAGTGGAGAATGCCAGAACGCTGAAGGAGAGAAATAGACTTTTTCATGATGCCTTTCTTTCTATCACAAAAGACATGGGCATCGACATCAGTAATATGACGTTTACCGATCATCCACATTTGACAATTGGTGCCGATTTCGACAGCAAAATCTATGGCTCTTTATACAATGCGTTTGTTCAGCATCGTTATCACCAGGGCTTCAGAGCCGAAAGCGCTTTACTCGTAAAGTATATCGGTAGAGGAAAAAATAAAGTGCTTTCTAAAGCGCCCTTTCAAAAAGTTTCCAGGCATCGGCCTCCTTTTATTGAAGCACCAACCGCCTCAAAGGAAAAAGGTCAAATGACAT